DNA from Lagenorhynchus albirostris chromosome 15, mLagAlb1.1, whole genome shotgun sequence:
CATTCCCTTTTCTCAAGGCCACAGTCCCGGGGAGCTCCCCTGGAAGACCAAGCTCCCGCAGCCAAGGCTGGGAAGACGGGTTTCTTCTTACAAACAGAGAGAAAGCCGAAGCCGACACTTCGCAACACTTCTTCGCCGGAAGTAAGCAAGTCCAAGCTTTCCCTGACCGGCGGGTAGAGCCATAAATCCCACCCCCGAGAGCACTTCCGAGTCCTCTCTAGGAATCCCGGAGGTCCCCGCCTCACCGCGGGAGGAAAGtgcccgcccccggccccgccccagaGGGGCTGTGGGCCAACCGGCGGGGAGATGAGGCGCCGGCCCGGGATCCCAGTCCAACCTCCAGTAACGCGGCCATTCCCCGCCCACCGAGCCGCAAGTACAACTACGCTAGAGCCGGGGAGAAAACCCAGCCACTCTCTTCGCCACCCAACCCCACAGCCATTTAAACAGCCCGAGCCCGTCCCTTTTCTtagagtgggggcagggggcggggtctTAGGTGTCCGGAGCGCTTGCTAAGACAACAGTTGCTAGTGTCTGATTGGCCGTGGAACTTGCGCTCCCTCACCCCCAACGCTCTGCGCCCCAGTTCGAAGTACGTCCGTACCTTTCTGCGAGCCCGCAACCCTCACTTCTCTTTAATGGACTCTTCGGTTTCTTCACCTGAATCCTCGCCACTCCCCTCACCCCGTCTCCAGACACACCCACCGCTTTACAACCTTCGTCAGCTCAGGCGGCCGAAACCTCTGAGGTCAGACCCCTGAGTCCCCAGCGGCTCCAGGGACTACATCTCCCAGGAAGCCTCGCGCGGGCCGCGCCCTCCAGCCAATAGGGCCGTGACTCTTTTCGCAGCCTCAGTCTTGCGGGCCTATCAGAATGCGGGAGAGCAGGGAGGCGTTTCCTCGGCGACCCCAGTGGAAGGCTGAGCGCGTCGGGAGAGAGTCCCCCCTCCGGGCTGGGGAGAGTAGGGGCTGGAGCTCTGCATCCTTGCAAAGTGAGAGGAGCCGTCTATTCAGGGCCTCTCTAGCCAAGGGGatcccatccttttttttttttttaacggcgACGTCTGTATTTATTGGGTAGAAGGGCCGGGTGCTGGGGTTTGAGGTTCATAGTAACTCCGAAGCCAACAGGTTGCAGCAAGAGGAGCCGCGAAGCACAGATTTTCACTAGAGATAAGCAACTTACCCTCTCGGGATCCCATCTTTAATAGTCTCGTTTTTGTATCCGTTTGCAAAGCTCTTCGACAGGCACAAGAGTCACTGTCTTACAAGTGATGAAGATGAATGAGGCTCACCGACTCCACTCTGAGTGGCATATATCCTTGGATACTCCAGGCGTTATTTTTTTAGCGTATGTTGTGAATTTTCACTCAAATCAGGGATGGAGTTTTGAGAATGCCTTGCTCGTGCCGTGGTCTACCTTATGGGAATGAAGAAATGCAGAAAATCCCCTACTATCTCCAGAGAGACCTGGAGACGCTTAAATTGACACTGCGGTATGTTTGGTGCAATGTAGTATCTGTATTTCCCTTTTTACATTTAGAATCGTCAAAAGttcagacaaaaaaaagaaaagtaaaaccaatgaatcactgaagTGGTAATTAGTAAAAGTTTATTGTGCACACACCAAAAAGACAGTTAGCAAACTGGGAGCATTCAAACCAAAACAAGGAATGAGGCTCGGAAGTATATTGTTTTAAAGTATCTTATATAGTGTGGAGGCAGTGACTGTTTATTCTTCACAGAGATTGGTTACAATAttagaattttcttaaatgaaaggGAATTGGTTAGCGGTTACTTCTTATCAATTTGGGGTAACAATTTAAGTTTTGCTTATGATTTTCAGAGGCATAACCAGAAAATACCCAGGTCACTGTAACCTGGCTTGTCTTGCAAATTAAGTATGCTAATAAGTTAagctttgctcttatttttttttttattttatttatttttttattttggctgcgttgggtcttcgttgctgtgtgcgcgctttctctagctgtggcgagcgggggctgctctttgttgcggtgcgcgggcttctcattgcggtggcttctcttgttgtggagaaagggctctagagcgcaggctcagtagttgtggcgcacaggcttagttgctccgtggcatgtgggatcttccgggaccggggcttaaacctgtgtccccttcattggcaggcgaattcttaaccacttcgccaccagggaagcccaagctttgCTCTTATGAGTAtaaatttctcttccttcttggtACCAAGAATAGGTGGATTTCTCCTAAGCCACTATAGTAGTTCGCTTTTACCCGAGATACACTGTAAATCACATAACTGATcttgttttcttcttgctttggCTGCTGAGGTTTCTCAAAGCCAAACTGTGGGCTACCTTTTGCCAGTAAACAGCAGTTTACAGTGGGCAATTTCTAATCCCATCTTATCCCTGGCTCCATCttatttattcctgccctgttttccttttctcactttctcccctcacttaattatttttaaaagatgaggcaGGTAGCATTCTTCAATTAACTTTTTTGAACAAAGCATCAGAAAAGGCATTGGGAACAGAGAAATATGTCATTCAATGATATCAGTGAGAGCAGATGAAAGCACTTGATATTCTGCAGATGAAGGCAAAAGTTACATTACAGGAGAAAGGGAGATAAGAGCTAAGCAAATCACTATATCATGATCAGGGTCCACAGTCACACAACCCAGAAGCAGGAACTAGTGGAGCCCAGAATGGTAATCAGCTAGTAAGGAGACCTACATCTCCTCTCACTGGGAGGAGATGAAAAATCCTTGAACTGCCTTCATAGAACGTGATATTCTCTTCTGTATTCCGTTACTAGTTATATAGGCGGATATTGTCTGGAGCTAGATTTGCCTATACTATAAAGTGTTCTCTTATTTGTGAATTTGCATTCTGTCCAATTCCCTTGCCATCCTTGGCCACCCAACCCTACTCAAAGCCTTGTCCTGCAATACTGGGAAAAGAGCTTTTGACTTCCTGCCAGACTGTGATAGCATTCCCACATAGATGTAAAAGTAGATTTGTGCAAAGTTTCTGCCCCCAGGGACTTTCAAACCGCCTGGAGAGATCAGATGCAAACATGTGACAAGTTATGTCATTAAATTATTacatgttgggacttccctgctggtccagtggttaagactctgcgctcccaatgcagggggcctgggtttgatgcctgatcagggaactagatcctgcatgcatgctgcaactaagagcccacatgccgcaactaaaataTCCTGCAggccacagctaaagatcccgcaggccacaaagaagatcccgcacgtggcaacgaagacccagagcagccaaataatatttaaaaagtattacaTGTTGCTCTAAATTTGTAAAATGATGAATATGAGCCTTGTGAGTAGTGAATTTTTTCTGTGTAAGTGGATGGGACATAAAAATTAATCCCAAAAAATCtgccttttcctgtttttttgtcCTGTTAAAATGTCCAATCAAAACAGATCACAACAGACTAATACAGCCACTTACCTGCTAGAGCCTAAAGTAGGGGTTGACTGCCTGTGCTTTTGCGCAAACTATGGTTAAATCATTAGTTTATAATTTAAACTTTAGTCCACAGATATGTCTTATGGAATCCTGACCCTGCCTGGGACTTTGCATTCATAAATCAGGACATTAATTGTACAATACTTAttgaaataaatgatattttaaatgcatttaccCATAACATAACTTAGATAAttcttcatttgttaaataaTGCAGATgatttaatgtaaatattaaacTAATGTATAGTATCCTTCATTTCAGTTGCATGGTTTATTTTTCTGAACACTGGCACAGAAAAGAAGAGGTGGGGTGGCAGTGTCCATGTAGATACTTAAAATGAAGTGAGGAAGAGGGAGTAAATGATAGAGCAGGGGAGTAGGGCTTAGAATAGGACAAAATCCTTGGCAACCTGGATACTGTGAAGCATTGCAAGGAAGCTGGGCATAGGAAATCTAAAGTTGGGGGGGATGATACAATCTACTATTGATTTATTGCCTATAAATTTaacccattttaaaattaaagggacttgcctggtggcacagtggttaagaatctgcctgccaatacaggggacacgggttcgagcccaggccaagaaagatcccacatgccgcggagcaactaagcccatgtgccacaactactgagcctgtgctctatagcctgcaagccacaactcctgagcccgtgcgctgcaactaccccgtgcacctagagcccgtgttccgcaacaagagaagccgctgcaacgAGAATCCCACGCACAACAAACAGCagcccccgtgcagcaacgaagacccaacgcagccaaaaataaataaatttattttaaaataataatttttaaaattaaattaaattaaaatatgtccTCAGTCTACATGGACTCTTTAAGCATTATCTCTTCTGTGAAGCTTAATCTCTTCTGTGAAGTCTTTCACTGTACCCTCTCCATTAGGCATGGTTGATTATTTCCACCTCTGGTTATACAAATAGACACTGCATACACCTCAAAGTACTGCATTTACCACACTGTCCTGCAAGGATTTGTTTAAGTGTCTGTCTTCCTTAGGAGACTGAACAACGGAGGACGGGGACTATGTCTTCCCAGTTTTGTGTCTGTAGTGTCAAGCACGATGCCTGGCATGTAGAAGATACTCAACAAACCTTTCTTGCATTAAATGAATACCCAGTGGATGAATGACCACTTACTGTACAGTTGGAACTTTAACTTTCcctaaaacaaaatttacaaaacttTATTCACAGTGTGTTAAAGAAtgacattcatttttaatttttggctgtgttgggtcctcgttgctgcgcgtgggctttctttttagtgGCGGTAAGTGAGGGCTacgtcttcattgccgtgcacgAGCCTCTCATTGCGATGGCCTCTCGCTGCTCTGTATTCTCCCGAGCCCAGCCTCGAACTcctgtcccctgcgttagcaagcagattcccaaccactgcgccaccagggaagcccgggaggccccttagtttttaaagggagaatatCCTTTAGTTCGGTAACCTTAAGGACTATAAACGCCACATTAAAATGTACTCGTGCAGAGTATCTCTGAGGGGTGAAGACAGCGAACCACCGAGATGCACCTCACTCCTCCGGGGAGCCTAGAGAGGCCCCGGAAATGCCCGGGAGGGGTGGACACAGCAGGGAGTCGGGACGCACTTCCTGCTGGGGCTATTCCTGCTGGTTTTTGTCACGGGACTTGTCAGCTTCTGGGAGGAGTAGCTGCGGGTAGGAGGGGGCTGGGCAAGGTGGGGGCTTGTTAGGGAGGGGACGGTGGGCAGCCGCTGCTTCGGGGAGATCCGATGAGCTCCGTGGCTTTTTGCTGGGTTTGCTGTCATTTCACCTGAAGGCAGAACTCCGGGAAAGTGCGCACTTGCAGGAGAAGGATGAGTTGGATCTGGACCGCAAGTCAAGGCAGGGTCGCTGCTCTGCCCCTGAGTGATGGACCTTGGATAGTGAAAGTGGAGGAAGATTCACCCGGAGGTGGGGAGTCCGACCCACCAGGGGACTGTCCGGATCCCGAAACTTCCCGACGGCATTTTAGGCGGTTCCGTTATCAAGAGGTGGCCGGACCCGAAGAGGCGCTGAGCCGACTCAGGGAACTTTGTCGTCTGTGGCTGAGGCCCGAGGTGCACTCGAAAGAGCAGATCCTGGAGCTGCTGGTGCTGGAGCAGTTCCTGACCATCCTGCCCCAGGAGCTCCAGGCCTGGGTGCGCAAGCACTGCCCGGAGAGCGGGGAGGAGGCTGCCGCCTTGGTTTGGGCTCTACAGAGAGAGCTTGATGAGCCCTCACGCCAGGTGAGGAGTGAACGTGTTCTGGTGGTGGGAATGGAGGTGTGAGGGATGCTGTGGTCTTCATAAGTTCTTTCCTTATTACATTTTGCGTGAACTTTAGGATGTGTATGAAACATGAGCCCTTTAACCTAATGGGACGTCACACCATCTCCAGGTAGGTAGGGTCAGAGTTAttaaaccataggacacccagctggtgccaCAGAATTGCCTGACCTGTGGAAATGCACACACCTGGTGTCAGAGTGAAGGAGTGTTGTAGTGAATATTCAGAGTACTGAGAGCAGAGGAGACACACAGGAGTGTGGTTTTCCTTTACAAGGAAAGGAGAGGCTCAGGGGAAAACACATCACTGCTGTTGGTGAGGTACCTTCCTCTGAAGATAGATCTTTGtatccatttcacaggtgaggaaacagcatCTGAAAGCCAGCACTGCAACTCGGGACTCTGGTTAACCTGTATATGTTCAATCCACATCAGGTGTCTGCTTTGATAAATCACAGCAGTATAACCCAAATGAATATTTTGCTCTCCCCCCAAGTTAGTGTAGACAGTTCATAGAAAGGCTTTTCAGGATTGCAGGAGAATGCCAGCTTCTGTTTTTAGTCACTTTGCAACTCCCGCATCAGTACAAGGCTCACTGATAAAGACTCCGTTGGTCGTGACTCGGTTTCTCAGCGCTCGCAGACTCCTCTCTGGAGTCCGGCTTCATCCTGGCACTGTTGGTGACGCCATCCTGGGATGGCAGGTGCTGAGGGAGGTCTTGTGTTGTTTCAGGGGTTGGTGACAGTCCAGGATGTGGCTGTGTCTCTAACCTGGGAGGAGTGGGAGCGTCTGGGCCCAGCACAGAAGGACCTCTACAGGGAGAGTGCGCCGAAGGATTATGGGAATGCAGTCTTGCCAAGTAAGTGCCCTGCCTTTGCTTGTTTCCAGCTGTGTGATTCCTGGAGGGCTTGCTTCAGTAAATCCCCCAGCCAGCCTGCCATTCAGACACAGGTTGAGAGCCTTCGAGTCCCTTTTGTGACCCAAGCAAGACGTCTCTGTTCTGTATTGTTAGGTGATAGAGTCAGCTTTTTATTTtcgttcattttttaataaaaatacataagaaagtATAAAAACATAGAATGAGCACCTGAGGATTAACCACCCAGGTTTATCGAATTTTAATATTGGCcatggcttcattttttttttctgaagagatAATATATTACAGCCATAGCTATAGGTGAAGCTCTGTGTACCCTCCCTGAAAGCTCTACCCTTGATCCTTCTCCAGCGGTAACCAATATCCTGACTTACCATTtccatgtttgttttatattctttctacttATACATGTAGCCACATATACACACTCTctctatataaatgtatgtaaacACGTAAATATGTAAACATGTAAACGTATATagtatttttacatgtttttatagtatataaattatattactgTATGGTTCTTTTGCACCTTGGCTTTTTTCTCAACATTGCATTTTTGggatttatccatgttgatacGTGTAGctctagtttattcattttaacatctatatatttcattgtatgactaTTCCAatatttacttatccattctcctgtcaACGGACGTTAAGGCTTctagtttttcaccattacaCACAGTATTATACCAAACgttcctgtctctttctccctgtgTTCATATGTAGGAGTCTCTGAAGAGAATATACTTAGGGATGTTTGCCCATCTTGCTGTCCAAAATGATGGGAGCCAATCTGTACTCCTACCAGCCGTATATGAGAATTcttctttctccacacccttggcAACATTTGGTGTTCAGCTGACAGCACGATGTCTTAACCCAGTAGCCCAAGTGTTCCTTTTAGAATGTTGGTTTGCATCACACCTCTGCTCATAACCTGAATACTCCTCATTTCACGCAGAGTAAAAGCCTGTGGTGCCTGATGGGACGTGGCCCTGTTCCCTTCTGCTCTCCCCTCACTTACGCCCCCAGCCTCACTGACCTTGCTGCTCCTTGAGCGTGGTGGGCATCCTGCCTCACGGTCTTTGCTCTGAttgctccctctgcctgaaatattATTCCTCCGGATCTCCACCAAACAGACTCCCTGGCTTGTTTCAAGCCTGTGCTCACATCTCACTTTTCGGCGAGGCCTGACCTGACCGTCATGTTAATACATGATTCCTGCCATCAGCCACCTCACAGATCCCTCGCCTTGCCTGACGTGGTCCATAGCATTTATTACCCTCTGACATCCTATATATTTGACTTTATGTTCATCTGTTGTCTGACCACCCCTTCTGGAATGTCAGCTCCACAGGGGgaaggatttttgtctgttttgttcatttatatcCCAAGTGCcaagaatagtgcctggcacagtgtaggtgctcagtaagtaatACTGTTAGGATTAATGAATGGTGTATCCttatctcctctcctttcctccactatcttttaaattgttttgtggCTGTTCTTTATGTTTTTGATACTAATCCTTTGTTATTTTATTGGTTATAGAGGTGGCTTGTCTTTCTAACCATGGCGtttttgttatataaaattttgaaattttaatatagtcaaatTTTTCAATCTTTTACTTTATGGTTTGTGTTTTTCGAATCTTCTTAGGAAAATAGGCCCTTCTCAATCCTGATTCCAACTTTGCAGAGACAAtaactttaaaatcttttcacGCCTTCCAGtggtatttattttcatatttctaaataagatGCTTATTCTGCTGGGTTTTTGTTTCTCAGTTTCAGTTATCATCTCTTGACTGCCTGCTAAGGACGACAGGGTCCTGTCTCCCCAGCATGCTCACATTTACAGTCCGTAATTCTCTCAGCATAGTTAAATCAGTCTGTTTTTGTTAAGGGAGTGTTTCAGTATTATGCCtatataaatattatctatattcACCCACCTAATATGTATGactgtaagtcttttcctttacagcttttagtttttcccAGAATTAATAATGCCTCATTCTGCACGTGCCTCCTTTTCTAACTCCTGAGCACCAGTTCACCCACAAACTCTCTGTTAGAAATGTAAACCCCTCTCAGTAAGTTCAGATTCATCAGATGGGCCATCAGTTTCATTCTCCCCTTGGAGAGTTCCTCCTCAAGCTTCCTCTGCTCCAGGCTGGATGGGCTTCTCCAGGTCAGTTACACAGCTGTTGTCCTAGAACGTTCCTTCACTCtcacctttttctctttcccGGATCCCATACGATTTTCTTCCTTGGTTTACCCCCTCCATTTGATATAGAACGACCTCCGGTATATTACAGAGAACATATACTTGGGAACTCAATGCATGTCTAAACGCCTTTATTCCTCTCTCACATCCAGATCCTGGTGTGGCTGGATGTAGCATTCTACTTTAGAAATGACTCTACCCTTGAATTTTGAAGACGGTGGATTTTGTAACTAGCTTGCCATGTTGCAATTGAGAAATCTGACGCCACAGTGATATTTTATCCTTGGTGTGTCATCTGTTCTGTGCAGAAGCATTTAGGAGCTTTTCTTTATTCCTGCTGGTATGAAATTTCACAATGGGTGTGGCTGGGTGtgaggtttcttttttcattcactgTTCTGAGTAGTTGGTGGGCCCTGACAATATAGACGCTTGCGTCTTTGAGTTGTGAGAAATTTTTTGTactattattttatctatttatttttatctcattttttcctgttttctttctgggaTTTCTTCCAGTTGGATGTTGGAACTCATGGGCTGATCCTGTAGGGTTCCCTACCTCCTTCCCATTTCcttatcttttctttccctttctgggaAATCTCCTTAGCTTTATTTTCCAGCTCTTAGGTTGAAATATTTCTGCTCTCATTAATATTTTGAAGagctttttctttaaacatcccttttcttttctttcttttttttttaagatttttttgatgtggacccctttttttaaagtctttattgaaatgGCCACAAGACCGCCCCTGTTCTATGTCTTGGCtctttggctgcgaggcatgcgggatcccagctccctgaccagggatcgaacctgcaccctccgcattggaaggcaaagtcccaaccactggaccaccagggaagtcccgaaatatcccttttcttatttttttaaatagatttatttatttatttttggctgcattgggtcttcgttgctgggcgcgggcttcctatagttgcggtgagcgggggctactcttcattgcagtgctctggcttctcgttgcagagcgcgggctccaggcatgcgggcttcagtagttgtggcactcaggctcagtagttgtggcttgggggctctagagcgcaggcttagtagttgtggcacatgggcttagttgctccgcggtatgtgggatcttcccggaccagggctcgaacccgtgttccctgcattggcaggcggattcttaagcactgcaccaccagggaagccatatcCCTTTTCTTATAGCTTCCTTGTTTCCTGGGTGCAGTACTGTCTCTTATTTATCTGCGAATATTAATTATAGGTTATTCAGTTTTCTCTCATTTCATGGATTGCATGTTTCATTGGCATTTCTGTCAGAGGTTTTCCTGAAATTCTGGTAACCTTTCACTTTCTGTTTGTGTTTAGCAGTTAAACCCAAGCATTCTGACTGGAAACTATTGGGAAGGACTTGTGAACTGTGATCTTCAGGACAGGGTCAGGCATCAGGCGCTGTTTTACCTGGAAATTCCCACATGTCAGTGTCTCTGGGTCTTTGGCCCAGGCTGCTAAGTTTTCCCATAGAGTGATTCAGTCAACAGATATTTCATTGCGTGCAGATAAGCCAGGTGCAGTTCTAGGTGGGAATCCAGTAGGGACTAAAGCCTGTGAAATCCCTGCCCTTTCTGCCAGGAGGATGTCAGGCTCGGGGCTGACAGTTTGAGCCTGAACAGAGGACAGTGCATGGAGGTTCCACCAGTCAGTGTGTCCATTTTCACTTGACTCTCCTCATGGGAAGGTGGTACCTGTCCCCTGTTCTCAGCTGTGCCTCATGTCCCCAGTCCTGAATTTATCTGGTTCAGCCTTCCTGGAGAGTAAACTGCAAGAATTCTGGACTGGGGGATGGAATCCTTCACAGACTTTCCATCAGTCCTAGATTTACTGCCTACCCAGAGCCTGCCTTCAGACTGGAGGCAGCTGGTGTGTCTGTTACTGTAGCTCATCTCTCTTAGTAAAGCATCCTGCGTGCATGGGATAAAGGTTGTACCGTCTGTGTCAACACCTTCTCCAGTAATGCCTCGTGTAATACAGTGATTCACACGACAGTgcagtggggctggggcaggagagaCGGGTTGGCCGGCGGAGGCACaagtataaaaggaaagaaacggGGTTTGTACAGGTAAATGTGAGCACATCTGACAGgttagttaaaataatttaacttcaGGAGTGGTTTCATGGAGGACATTAAAAGGGCTTTGGccggggggggggttgtttttctGCTAGCACTTTCTTATTCACTCTTGTGCAAGGATGAAATGTCAGCAATCTGTATCTTAATGTTTCAGGTTTGGAAACCAGAACTGAGAACAAAGAGTTGATTCTAAAGCAAGAAATTCTAGAAGAAGTGGAGCCACAAGGGCAGCTACAAGAGTCCCAGGAGAAGGGGCCCCTGTCTTCCGAGTGTGGGGTTGCCCATGAGGACAGGATAGAAAAGCCATCAGGCGACCCCTCACTGCTGAAACTTGAAAAGCCTCCTGAAGATCAGGGAGCCACCAGCATCTCAGATCTCAAGAGTGCTCCCAGAGAAGAGGGAGACTCCAAAAAGAATGAATTGGGGACTAGTGCCAGAAGTTCAAACTTCGTTCCTGCTCAGCACATCCAGACAGCAGAGAGACCCATTACCGGTGATGAACGTGGGAACTATTGCAAACACAGGTTAGATACCGTGAAACCTCATGAATCTCCTGACAGTGGGGCAAACTACCATCATTCAAGCCTACTTGAGGCGCAGAGGCGGTTCCATGAAGAAAGACCTTATACATGTGACACCTGTGAGAAGAGTTTCAAACAGCGTTCCGACCTCTTTAAACACCAGAGAACCCACACCGGAGAGAAGCCCTACGGGTGTTCTGTCTGTGGGAAAAGCTTCAGTCAGAGCGCTACCCTCGTTAAACACCAGAggactcacactggagagaagccttaCACCTGCCCCAAGTGTGGGGACAGCTTCAGACAGAGCTCAAATCTCAGTCGGCATCAGAGAGTCCACATGGGGGAGAAGCACTACATGTGTCACGAGTGCGGGGAAATCTGCCGTATCTCCAACCATTTTAGACATCAGAGGACACACCAGGGAGAGAGACCCTACACGTGTGAAGAGTGTGCGAAGAGCTTTAAACGGTGTTCCGACCTCTCCAAACACCAGAGAAtccacactggggagaagccCTACGAATGCCAAGAATGTGGGAAAAGCTTCAGTCAGAGCGCAACCCTTGTTAAACACCAGAGGACACACACAGGTGAGAAGCCGTACACGTGCCCCAAATGTGGGGACAGCTTCAGACAGAGCTCACACCTCAACCGGCATCAGAGAGTCCACATGGGGCAGAAGCACTACACGTGTCACGAGTGCGGGGAAATCTGCCGTATCTCCAACCATTTTAGACATCAGAGGACACACCAGGGAGAGAGACCCTACACGTGTGAAGAGTGTGCGAAGAGCTTTAAACGGTGTTCCGACCTCTCCAAACACCAGAGAATCCACACCGGGGAGAAACCCTACGAATGCCAAGAATGTGGGAAAAGCTTCAGTCAGAGCGCAACCCTTGTTAAACACCAGagaactcacactggagagaagccttaCAGATGTCTTGAATGTGGGGACAGCTTTAGACAGAGTTCACACCTCATCCGACACCAAAGAATCCATAGAAATAAAGCCCCATCATTTTGACATGCttctgcatgagctgttttgtttctctctctctctttctttccagaaACTACATTCTTTGGCTTTTGGAGTATTTCAGTAATTATGGGTCATACTGCCCTGGGCATTACACCCAAGAAAGATTGAGTCCAGCTAGAGTCTAGGGACGCCCTTTGGTAGCGTATTGCCTTGAAGCAGGACTGCGTGAGTCAGGAGCCCCACCGGAACACACTTTCCAGCAGAGCAAGGGCGGAACCATGAGAGTTCTGTCCTTGTCACTCTTCTGGAACCTCTGCTTTTGGACCAAATC
Protein-coding regions in this window:
- the ZNF394 gene encoding zinc finger protein 394; this translates as MSWIWTASQGRVAALPLSDGPWIVKVEEDSPGGGESDPPGDCPDPETSRRHFRRFRYQEVAGPEEALSRLRELCRLWLRPEVHSKEQILELLVLEQFLTILPQELQAWVRKHCPESGEEAAALVWALQRELDEPSRQGLVTVQDVAVSLTWEEWERLGPAQKDLYRESAPKDYGNAVLPSLETRTENKELILKQEILEEVEPQGQLQESQEKGPLSSECGVAHEDRIEKPSGDPSLLKLEKPPEDQGATSISDLKSAPREEGDSKKNELGTSARSSNFVPAQHIQTAERPITGDERGNYCKHRLDTVKPHESPDSGANYHHSSLLEAQRRFHEERPYTCDTCEKSFKQRSDLFKHQRTHTGEKPYGCSVCGKSFSQSATLVKHQRTHTGEKPYTCPKCGDSFRQSSNLSRHQRVHMGEKHYMCHECGEICRISNHFRHQRTHQGERPYTCEECAKSFKRCSDLSKHQRIHTGEKPYECQECGKSFSQSATLVKHQRTHTGEKPYTCPKCGDSFRQSSHLNRHQRVHMGQKHYTCHECGEICRISNHFRHQRTHQGERPYTCEECAKSFKRCSDLSKHQRIHTGEKPYECQECGKSFSQSATLVKHQRTHTGEKPYRCLECGDSFRQSSHLIRHQRIHRNKAPSF